The genomic window ACGTGACCCAGAAAGATAACGGGAGATACTGCGTGGAACTGACTAGGGATGATAAGTCTTTCATGTCTGGCACTCGTGTTTTTTTCGGGACCAATGATGTCGACTGGGCGATCCAGAATCAGTACGCGAGCATACTAGTGGAGGCCGTCCTCCTGGTCATGTCTGCCGTAGGAATCGCCCCAGATGTTAGTGAAGGCGTAATGGAACAGACGGTGAAAGATGTCGCCGAAGCAATCGAATCCTCTTCGACTCTGAAACGTGCGGTGGATGATTTCATCAAAGCTTGGAACACAGCTGGTGAAGATGCTTACGAGAAAGCCAAAGCAATCTTTGAGCTCATAGATGGTGCCTTTGACGCCAACATCTTCTGGACCATTGTAAAGAGCCTCTGCCAAGATATGGCGTGGTATGATTGGTTGGAGACCGCAGCTAAAGTTGCCGCCATGATTGTTGCCGCGCTTGCCACCGACGGCGCTGCCTTGATTGCAGAAATCGCTGAAATAGTTCTCGATGCCGTCGATTTCGCAAGGAAGATGGCTAATGTTGCTAAACTTAAAAAAATAAGGGAAATCGTGCGCAAGCAAAATTCAGGTTTTCACTaattctggctacataatgcaaAATGATTTTTCCTTGAGAATGTTGATGAAAACATTCTTTTACCATTTTAAGCCATTTTTTAGCAATTTGGCCATTATGattaatgtgaattttggtcaaaaattaatCGGTCTTGTAAAGCTTTTAAAAGAACAGGTCAACTGCAAATTTTCGTCAATTTTGTCGTCCAAATATTATtaagttcccagcaaacacaaaaacgttttaaaaacgtttttaagaagttatatttgggcttttggtttacataaaaacgttttaataacattaaaatgtcgggttatataaaggtaatgaaacgttttaaaacgttttgtatgaaaacacactacaacaacattttaaaaatgttttcaaaaatgttattgtaaactatttttgcaaacaattttttgccaaatattttgtcgacacttaaattacattatgttaaaatatttgcacccagcaaacacagaaatgttcttaaaatgtttttttcaaaacgttttaataacatttaaatgtcgggttatataaaggtcatgaaaacgttttcaaaacgttattgcaaatattttgggcaaacatttttcgcaaaatattttttcaaccccaaaataatattctgtttagaatgtttaatatcaagttttcaaaaatgtttttgaaatgttattaaaacgtttttataccctttatataacccgacatttaaacgttttctgtaaaacattttttgtttgctgagcagtaaattatcaagaaatgatttttaatgttatgaaaacgttttatacccttaatataccctttatataacccgacatttaaacgttttctgacaaccttttgcgaatgatgtcgaaaacgttttgtgtttgctgggttggtcaATTATCAGGCCTGTAATATAGACTGCATCCTTGCCTTTGGACTTGGACTCTCGTCC from Amphiura filiformis chromosome 5, Afil_fr2py, whole genome shotgun sequence includes these protein-coding regions:
- the LOC140152610 gene encoding uncharacterized protein, translated to MAKATQEDIITQACDGALELIRKKSPERYADLEADPAKKEKLSQAARATATECVQLAAEFADKPGTDIAQRLAKHLSADRIKLIRAGLSIPTFRMDVTQKDNGRYCVELTRDDKSFMSGTRVFFGTNDVDWAIQNQYASILVEAVLLVMSAVGIAPDVSEGVMEQTVKDVAEAIESSSTLKRAVDDFIKAWNTAGEDAYEKAKAIFELIDGAFDANIFWTIVKSLCQDMAWYDWLETAAKVAAMIVAALATDGAALIAEIAEIVLDAVDFARKMANVAKLKKIREIVRKQNSGFH